In the Spirochaetota bacterium genome, ATCATTTCAAGAAATTCAACGACACTTATGGCCATACCTGCGGCGACATAGTGCTGATACACGTGGCCCAGATCGTGATGAACAGCGTCAGGCAGATCGATGTCGCCGCGCGGTACGGTGGCGAGGAACTGGCCGTTATACTCCCCGGGACCAGCCTGGAGTCCGCGCTCGTCGTCGCGGAGCGGATTCGCAAGAGCATCGAGGACGCGAAAATCATGTGCGGCGACATTCGGCTGGGCGTGAAGATATCGCTGGGTGTCACGCAGTTCATCCCCGAGGCCGACAGGGACAATAAAGGCATCATCGAGCGTGCCGACCGCGCCCTCTACAACTCGAAGACGAACGGCAGGAACCGCGTCTCGTTTTTATAAACGGGCCTCGTGAAAAATTCTTGCTTTTGTCCATGATTCCCGTAGTATTCACCTGAAAGAACGCGAGAGAGTCCACGGAGTGTGACATGATCATTACCAGAAGCGAGCGGCAGACTATCCCGAATACCAGGGGAAGGGCTATCAGGACCATCGCCCTGCTCACCGCCATGATCGTGCTTGTCGATTTCCACCTTGCGCCCGCCCTGCGCGCCGCGGACGAGCTTACCGTGGAAGAAGCGGCGGGAAAGCGCGACAAAAAGCCCGCCTCCAAGTATATCGACGAGTTCGGCGGGAAGGCGCCGGAGCGCAGGGATTCGGGCACGGGCTTGCAGGTGAAGGACCCCAGGCTCGCATGCATGCTTTCGCTCATCGTTCCCGGTGGCGGACACGTGTATCTGCGCCAGGACCTCAAGGGAATCACCTTCTGTCTCCTCACCGGGGTAGGATATGGGGCCTCGGCCTATTACCTGTATCTCTCGCTGTTCGGGGGCGCATCGGGGACGGAGGCGCGATCGGACCTTATCGTGGCGGCGCTCCTTTTCGTAGTGGCGGCGATCATTCATGTCGTGGGGGTGGTCGAGGCCTATAACGACGCGGTCGACATCAACGAGAAGAAGTTCTACTACGGGCAGGCGCAATCGGAGTCGCCCTACGTGGCAAGACTTGAATACAAAGAGTGATCAAAAAAAAGCCAATCCTATAAATATTTGTTGACCCGCGACATAAGCAGGTAATAATTTGTCCACATTTCGGGCCCATAGCTCAGTCGGTTAGAGCATCTGACTCATAATCAGGGGGTCCAAGGTTCGAGTCCTTGTGGGCCCACACAGGGATTTTCTAATTATTGGAAAGTCCAGCAGCGGGGAGGCGACTCCCCGTAACGTTATCGAGAAGGTTGAGGCGATGTACGCAATAGTTGAAATCGGCGGCAAGCAGTACAAGGTTGAAAAGGACATGACTCTCGATGTCGACAAGGTCCCGGCGGGAGCCGCGGACGGCATGAAGCTCGACAGGGTGCTCATGCTCGTGGACGGCGAAAAGGTGATGATCGGGACACCGTACCTGAATAATGTCAAGATCACGGC is a window encoding:
- the rplU gene encoding 50S ribosomal protein L21, which gives rise to MGPHRDFLIIGKSSSGEATPRNVIEKVEAMYAIVEIGGKQYKVEKDMTLDVDKVPAGAADGMKLDRVLMLVDGEKVMIGTPYLNNVKITAAVLGMHKGEKVRGVKFKKRKNYTRTLGHRRQLLQLKIQEVALQ